Proteins found in one Quercus robur chromosome 2, dhQueRobu3.1, whole genome shotgun sequence genomic segment:
- the LOC126712146 gene encoding cytochrome P450 CYP82D47-like: MLFSCPFFTNSMASIFTIFMFIFFLIWISRRVQRIATKQRSVLPEAGGAWPLIGHLHQLGRSQPPHIALGNMAEKYGPIFTIWLGVHRTIIVSSWEIAKECFTTNDKAFANRPKGLALEILGYNYAMIGFSPYGPFWRQVRKLVTLEVLSNHRLETLKHIREAEVNDSIKEIHKLLVKNNKVLLEMERWLGCTALNIICRMVVGQRFGKVTTKAENDKNDQCRKALRKFMDLSGEFVVSDALPYLRWLDVGGSEKAMKKTAKELDDVTKEWLEEHKQRKISGGVKEHQDFMDVMLSIVTDDDETSSYDVDTIVKATCLNLILAASDTSTITLTWALSLLLNNPETLTKAQEELDIHIGRERQVKELDMKNLVYLQAILKETMRLYPAAPLLVPHESMEDCTLVGYHVPAGTRLIVNLPKLHRDPNVWVDPSEFRPERFLTTHKDVDVRGQNFELIPFGSGRRMCPGISFALQVTQLTLATLLHAFEISSPSNEPVDMTEKGGITNPKATPLDVYLTPRLHAQVYA, translated from the exons ATGCTCTTCTCCTGCCCATTCTTCACAAATTCTATGGCTAGCATATTCACCATTTTCATGTTCATATTCTTTCTAATATGGATATCAAGAAGAGTTCAAAGAATTGCCACTAAACAAAGATCAGTTCTACCTGAAGCTGGTGGGGCTTGGCCTTTGATTGGCCACCTCCACCAGTTAGGAAGGTCACAACCGCCTCATATAGCCTTGGGTAACATGGCTGAAAAGTATGGACCAATCTTCACAATTTGGTTGGGTGTGCATCGAACAATAATAGTAAGCAGTTGGGAGATAGCCAAAGAGTGTTTTACTACCAATGACAAAGCCTTTGCCAACCGTCCTAAAGGTTTAGCTCTAGAAATCTTGGGCTACAACTATGCTATGATTGGGTTCAGCCCTTATGGTCCCTTCTGGCGCCAAGTGAGAAAATTGGTCACGCTAGAGGTCCTCTCAAACCACCGCCTGGAAACACTCAAACACATTCGAGAGGCTGAGGTAAATGATTCTATAAAAGAGATACATAAGCTATTGGTCAAGAACAACAAGGTGTTATTGGAGATGGAGAGATGGCTAGGGTGCACAGCCCTAAACATAATATGTAGGATGGTTGTAGGACAACGATTTGGTAAGGTTACAACCAAGGCTGAGAATGATAAAAATGATCAGTGTCGAAAGGCATTGAGAAAGTTTATGGATTTGAGTGGAGAGTTTGTGGTCTCAGATGCACTTCCATATCTAAGGTGGTTGGACGTGGGGGGAAGCGAGAAAGCCATGAAGAAAACTGCAAAAGAATTGGATGATGTGACTAAAGAATGGCTAGAGGAGCATAAGCAGAGGAAAATTTCTGGTGGGGTGAAGGAACACCAAGATTTTATGGATGTAATGCTATCCATTGTCACTGATGATGATGAGACTTCCAGTTATGATGTTGATACAATCGTCAAAGCTACATGCCTG AACCTTATCTTAGCGGCTTCAGACACATCAACAATAACATTGACATGGGCTCTCTCTTTACTTCTCAACAACCCTGAGACCTTAACAAAAGCTCAAGAAGAATTAGACATCCATATCGGTAGAGAAAGGCAAGTGAAAGAATTAGATATGAAAAATTTGGTATATCTCCAAGCTATCCTCAAAGAAACAATGCGTTTATACCCTGCTGCACCACTCCTAGTGCCACACGAGTCAATGGAAGACTGTACTTTGGTTGGTTACCACGTCCCTGCAGGTACACGACTTATTGTTAATCTTCCAAAACTCCATCGAGACCCAAATGTGTGGGTGGATCCTAGTGAATTTCGACCTGAAAGATTTCTTACAACTCACAAGGATGTTGATGTTAGAggccaaaattttgaattgatacCATTTGGTAGTGGTAGAAGAATGTGCCCTGGGATTTCATTTGCCTTGCAAGTTACGCAACTCACACTTGCTACTTTGTTGCATGCTTTTGAAATTTCAAGCCCATCAAATGAACCTGTGGACATGACAGAGAAAGGTGGAATTACAAACCCGAAAGCTACCCCACTTGATGTTTATCTCACTCCTCGCCTTCATGCTCAAGTTTATGCATAA